The Epinephelus moara isolate mb chromosome 21, YSFRI_EMoa_1.0, whole genome shotgun sequence DNA window TGGAAAAGATTTAGATAAATCTTATAAAGTTTGTATCTCTTTTGTCTGAAACTTGTATGTAATGCATACGACAGTGAAACCAGATATAAGATCCTTATTAAATTTGTACAAAATGAAACTTGTATGATTTGGGTACTTATAAGAACATTATATGACAGTAATTCCACATACAATATCCTTAGTAGAAAAATGTAATATCAAACTTATATGAGTTGGACAATAATCAGTGAAACTAAACTCTTGTAAGTATTATAGAAAACACTTACAAGATTTACTTGTGGTGCCacaaacatgaaacaacatAATCTGATAATAAAATTGAAGGGAAAAGCATATGAGTTGACTGAAAGCAGGTTTTCAACATGTAATGACAAAGGACTGTTAAAATGTTGCTaagtttagcatttttgcaAAACCAGGCATCATATTCTTCTCTCTAAACTAATTAATTTTCCTAAAATTATTACATGGGTAATATTGTTTAACATTTTAGGAGCAATTATATCCAATAAGTTAggaaaaatgattaaatcaacACAGCAAATATTCAAAATCCCTGTCGAATGTATTCAATGTAACGCAGAGATTGAAAAAGACTATTCATCCCATTCTTGTAGAAATAGTTTTAATTTTGCACAAGATCAGCAGATTACATAAGTTGCACATTTacttaagaaagaaaaaatggcaATACTTGTTCCCTTTTTACATGACCCAAGTTCATTATGACGGTGCTTTAATAATTGTTGTACCACTTTACCACTATTCTTTTGGATTGTACATCgaaatacataaatattgaTAACATGCATTACAAAATGTTTCACATAAGAATCAATGGACATTTTGTTCACTCTGATATGTGCCATTTCATTTGTTACATTGGTAAGTGTTGAGACATAAATGTTTCCTTTTCAGCTCAGAAACCCAAAATCAATAAGTGACAATCATCTAGTTAACATTCAGTCATTTACAGTAATACGTGTTCAATAGCCGAAACACAATCGAGCTGGACTGTGGACACTGCATGTACATACATGGTCTAACTATTTGAGTAGCATTTATGGCTTTGTGAAAGCCTGTGGGAAAGTGGACAGTTGACATATAGCTCAGTTGAGTTCTGATAAGAGAACCTCTGGCTAACTTCTGCACTGTGCAATTGCCATATTTTCCTATGGCATATAAACACTGATCACCCATGTCAATAAAGTGTgagactgtaaaaatacttcCATCCTTCAAAAGCACAACAgagttgtttctttgttttgttttgctgtagGTTTGACCATGAACATCTCCATTTACAGCAATTCTCTTGTAGTAACTCACCACAGAGTTTGTGggaacctctctcactgtgtggaGAGCAGCTTGGTCACCAAGAGATATTACAAAAATAACTATATGTAATGGTACATATTCATATATGTTTTTATACTGGTTTTTATTAAATGACATATAATGAGCTTATATAAAGCATATAAATAAAGCATAATTCCCCTGCAAAATATATTGACTTTACATACAGAAAACATAATGGTATTTGTTCATATATGTAAAGCATATGTCTTTAAAACAGACATATaggaaaaactgcaaaaattatGTAACATGTATGGAAAACATACTTTGACATGTACTTTCCTTATATACCGCATACATAGATTTCACATGATTCTTACgtaattctttttattttcttgtatgaaaaaaatgcaaaagtggCCACTTTCAAGAGTAAATCATATAAGCCTTATATGATGcacaatacataaaacataaactgaAGGTGATGGAACTTCTTATAAGTTTATTCTATTTCTTTTCCACAAGCAAAGCAGAGATCGGTGAGTTTCTAAAAGCCCCAGAGCAGAGTCTCAGTGCCCTGGCCTGAATCACATCTAATTTGTTAAGCACTGATTCGGAAGCTGATCCATAAATAAAACTCCCTTAGTCAATAGTTGATCTTATCATTGCTTGATGTATTAAGAGTATGACCCCTCACATCCAGCCAAGCTTCTCATAATATTTATcactttttcacatttctctaCCACTTTAGGTACGTGTGCTGCCCACGTCAGTCGTTCATCAAACCAGACTCcaagaaatgtaaaaacttttacCTTCTCTAAAGGAGACCCATATATGCTCAGTCCATTATTAGGAAGCTTCcttttaaaactaaaaatcaTATATTTAGACTTTGATGCAGAGATCTTAAAGCCCCACTTATCTCCCCATTCCACAACAGAGTCCAAGGCCTTTTGAACCTGCTTTAAAATAAACTCGACATTTCTGAATCTTTTCCAGATGGCCCCATCATCAGCAAATAGGGACTGCCCGAACCCCCCTCcaatgtttttaaagatgtCATTAATCCTAACATTAAAGAGGACTGGGCTGATGACACTTCCTTGTGGGGTACCATTTTCTATTTCCACTGTCTTAGAGCTTCCCCCCCAACGCTTACTTGAATCGATCTTTTCTTCAGAAACTCTTGGATCCAATTAAGGAGGTGTTCACAGGACTAACATTATCAGAACTCCAATCCAACTTATTACACTGGTTAACTAACATAAACTCATTCTTCTTCCTACCTCTCACCTCCCCAAGACTATCAGAGCTATGCACTTCCTGGAAAGACTCCACACATGTCAGCCTTGTCTGTGTTGGTAACTGCCTCCACCTCCCCTTTTTTTAACACTGGCATAGATCTTTTTTTGCAACTCCCTGACATTTTACGCACAGCTGACCACAGGTCCCTTACTGGGGTCTCAGGTCCTAATGTTCCACAGAACCTCCTCCAACAGTTCCTTTTTTGCATTCCTTATTACTTTCCTTGCTATTgcccttgttttttttatattctacaGCATGACTTACGATTGGGTGCCTTCTTAGTTGTCTATATGCTTTATTCCAATTTCTTATGGCTACATCACAGTCCTTGTTCCACCAAGGGACCAATGCATGGGACTTGGGGCTCTGTTTCATGGGAACAGTACACTGGGCTGCGTTATGGATCATTTCGCTGAGGGAAGTGTTCCAAGAATCCACTGAGCCATCACTGTCTACTTCACTAACTAACCTTTGGGCTTTCAATTGAAAGCCTTCCCAGTCAGCCCAAGAGAAATTATACCTGACACCCTGATCCTCCACTTCAACTCTCAATTCTCTACCAAACCGACCAAGAATTGGAAAATGATCACTGCCCATAGTGTACCTATCTACAGTAATACATCCCATTCTCCTACTCTGGCTAAATTAGATGAAGCAAACAATAAGTCAATATGACTACATGTGTTACTTAAAATATGGAACCTAGTAGGCCTCCCGTCATTTATCATGACCAAATCATTCTTATCTATAAAATCTTCCACCACCACTCCATTGTGATCCCTTTTATTACTGCCCCATAAGGGGTTATGAGCATTATAATCCCCCACCCATATACTAGGACCCTTGATCTGCACCATTACCCCTTCTAAATCAGACAAAATTAAGCGTTCACAAGGATTATACAAATTCACCACAGTTATTGAGCTGCTGCTATTCCACAATTCCACAGCCACACCCTCAAGATTAGTGTACAGCTCAAGCTTTCTATATTGAAGTCCATTTGTAATAACTGTTGCACACCCTCCACCCGATTTATCAGGCCTGTCCTTCCTCAAACACTCATATCCTGGAATTACAAAATCAAGCATGTCTGTGCATGTCAGGTGAAGCAGTACAATTAATAGGTACTATGTTCTGAGAGCATCTGGAAATATTGTGTGGCTTCATAGGGTACGGTCTATCAGtaactcaatcaatcaattttatttataaagcccaatatcacaaatcacaatttgcctcacagggctttacagcatacgacatccctctgtccttatgaccctcacagctgatcaggaaaaactccccaaaaaaccctttaacggggaaaaacggtagaaacctcaggaagagcaactgaggagggatccctcttccaggacggacagacgagcaATAGATGTCGGGAGCCGCGAAAAGAGCTAAAATGGTAACgagggcaaatgcgtcccgtgtAAGTTTGCGcgttaaaagtgctttttttggGTCCATGTCATAAGTCCAACAGCCGATTGGTCCGatggtccgcggtgctgaacggctcctggcgggtgtatttctaccttgatggtgtgcCGCGATcagctctctgtctcactctcagTCTGAGACACTGTGAGACACTGTTAGACACTGTGAGACCATCCCTTCAGTCTGAGACACTGTGAGACACTGTGAGACACTGTGAGACACTGTGAGAAACTGTGAGACCGTCCCTTCAGTCTGAGACACTGTGAGACACTGTGNNNNNNNNNNNNNNNNNNNNNNNNNNNNNNNNNNNNNNNNNNNNNNNNNNNNNNNNNNNNNNNNNNNNNNNNNNNNNNNNNNNNNNNNNNNNNNNNNNNNNNNNNNNNNNNNNNNNNNNNNNNNNNNNNNNNNNNNNNNNNNNNNNNNNNNNNNNNNNNNNNNNNNNNNNNNNNNNNNNNNNNNNNNNNNNNNNNNNNNNNNNNNNNNNNNNNNNNNNNNNNNNNNNNNNNNNNNNNNNNNNNNNNNNNNNNNNNNNNNNNNNNNNNNNNNNNNNNNNNNNNNNNNNNNNNNNNNNNNNNNNNNNNNNNNNNNNNNNNNNNNNNNNNNNNNNNNNNNNNNNNNNNNNNNNNNNNNNNNNNNNNNNNNNNNNNNNNNNNNNNNNNNNNNNNNNNNNNNNNNNNNNNNNNNNNNNNNNNNNNNNNNNNNNNNNNNNNNNNNNNNNNNNNNNNNNNNNNNNNNNNNNNNNNNNNNNNNNNNNNNNNNNNNNNNNNNNNNNNNNCCTTCAGTCTGAGACACTGTGAGAAACTGTGAGAAACTGTGAGACACTGTGAGACACTGTGAGACTGTCCCTTCCGTCTGAGACACTGTGAGACACTGTGAGACACTGTGAGACTGTCCCTTCAGTCTGTGAGACACTGTGAGACACTGTGAGACTGTCCCTTCAGTCAAAGACACTGTGAGAAACTGTGAGACACTGTGAGACACTGTGAGACTGTCCCTTCAGTCTGAGACACTGTGAGATACTGTGAGACACTGTGAGACTGTCCCCTCAGTCTGAGACACTGTGAGACACAATGAGACCGTCCCTTCAGTCTGAGACACTGTGAGACACTGTGAGACCGTCCCTTCAGTATGAGACACTGTGACACACTGTGAGACCGTCCCTTCAGTCTGAGACACTGTGAGACACTGTGACACACTGTGAGACTGTCCCTTCAGTCTGAGACACTGTGAGACACTGTGACACACTGTGAGACTGTCCCTTCAGTCCGAGACACTGTGAGAAACTGTGAGACTGTCCCTTCAGTCTGAGACACTGTGAGAAACTGTGAGACTGTCCCTTCAGTCTGAGACACTGTGAGACACTGTGAGATACTGTGAGACTGTCCCTTCAGTCTGAGACACTGTGAGAAACTGTGAGACTGTCCCTTCAGTCTGAGACACTGTGAGACACTGTGAGACCGTCCCCTCTGAGGACAGAaagaacaaacagcagcatAAAGAATCAAATCGTGTTATTGATGACATCATTCCTGAGAAATGTCATGAACAGTGTTTCCCAGTCTGAACCAGTTTGTCTCTGACGTTTAAAAGAGGCCTCTAGGACATAAAATGGCAGGCGTGACTTCAGGACCCGATGAGGGGCAGTGAAGGCACCACCAGCCTTACACCCAACACATCattaataaagtcccagtgtaaacttaagttaagttaagttaagttaagtgtGTCAGATGCAgagctctgctgctgtgttaatgTGGACATGTCATTTAAGGTGGAGTTTTGACAGTGTGAGAGACAGTGAGTTTCAGGAGCGTCCTCAGGCTTCAGGCTGACTGttgtcaccacacacacacacacacacacacacacacacacacaaagaagcaGGGCAGCTATACCTGTCAGGACGTCCCCAGGGTCTAAAACAGGTCCTCACAAGGTGAGGACAGCTTGTGTTGGTTAACATGCCAAAGACAGAGACATCTGCAGACAGTCACACAGACATTAAAGGACTCCAGGATTAATCCAACTACACACCCTTATCTTAAAAAACACTTATAATTCAAAAGCCAACCTCCACCTTAAATGTCCACCTGGAGACAACATGACTGTCTTCTTTCAGTGTGTAACAACATGAAACATCCTGTGACAACGCTGAGAGAGACGTGATGTCTGTGAACTGCTCGGCCCTTTGGTGGGCGGAGGTTTAAGGCTGTTTTAAGGCCTTTTTTAAGGTGCCACATTCCATCACGTTTTTATGCACTAAGGttaaagatacacacacagtgttagagtgtgtgtatgtgtgtgtgtgtgtgtgtgtgcgtgtgcgtgtgtgtgtgtgcgtgtgtgtgtatgcgcgtGTGTGGTAGGCGGAGTTgtgctgcttttaaagaaaagctTTTTGTCTTGTAAACTTTGGCGTCGCCGGTTTCTGAGCTGCAGGCCGTGAGCCAATCAGGTTCCACCAGCAGGATCTGTGtgtcaggacagacagacggatcCTGCTAGGCGGTCCGTCCTGTTCAGGATAGTAATTACCTGCAGAGGGGGCGGGCTGAGAGCAGCCGTgttgtgattggctgcaggCCGTGGCTGGTTGGTGTGTATAAATGTGGACAGAGGTGAAGcgtcctcctcttcatcttcacaCTCGTCCACCTGAAGCGTCGTCCTCCAGAGACCTGAGACACAGTAAGACACACTTTGATCTTTATCTGGACGTcagactgtttttatttgtttcatctgtaaaaatgtttctttcagTTCAAAGGCTGTTCTCAGAGAACGCCGCCGTCTGGATCTGACTTATATTAGAGTACTGTcgtttatatataaaatatattcatgTTAAAATACAGTCATATATGAAACATGTTAATGTATGAAACATGTTAATATATGAAACATGATAATGTATGACACATGTTAATATATGAAACATGTTAATGTATGACACATGATAATATATGAAACATGTTAATGTATGACACATGTTAATATATGAAACATGTTAATGTATGACACGTTAATGTGTAAGATGAATTCAAAGATTAAGATAAAGAAGCTTTGAGGGAGAACATGTGCTCTGacacaaagaacacacacatgaaggaGAGAACATGTGATGTAAGGAGGTCGTGGCGTGGCGGTAGGGCCGGATGAACCAGTCTGAGGCCCTCCGGGGGGAAATGAGTCGAGGGGCCCCTGCTGTCCCTCCCCCACCTTCTAACTGGGCGGAGGACATAGTTTGGAGCAGGATCATCGTCCTGTTTGTTCTCCAGAGACAAAGACTTAATGTGGAGTAGAAGCCCTTAACCCTTAATTCCTCCAGAAAACACCTTTATCTAAGCGTGAGATGTGGAAACATCTGGAGTCCTTTAAGGGACAGACATGTAGAGACGTCCTGAAGACTCAAATGAAACTAAGGGACAAAGTTTAGTCGTGAAGAAGGTCAGATATATTTTAGGTATTTTTAAGAGGTTAAATGTTCTTACACTTTAATCTAAAATATTCCTTAACGTTCACTTTTATCAGTTTACATCTCATTTTCTGTGTCAGTTCGTATTTACCCTTAAAAACCCCTTAAATTATTCTTAACACTTTATTATCCATCACAAATCAAATATTTGTCAGACTGATGACATTATGacatggtgtgtgtatgtgtgtatgtgtgtgtgtaacattcCACCCTCATGTGGTTATTAAGGGCTTTTCAGATTAAGGATTAAGGTGTTTTAAAGGAGTTTCCAGTTAAGGACAAATGGCGGCCTTCTGACAAACTGAGATGAAGACATATTTAAGATGCTTAATTAAGAGTTAGTTAAGGGGATTTTTGGAGGTTATTGGTGCATGATGGACAGAAAATACCTTAATATTTCAGAGTCCATTAATTATCCacttattttaaaataacttgatgacatcatcatgaaaAGTCATTAAAGTCCCTTCCTGTTCGGTCTGAGGCTGGCGCTGCATTCACTGCCCCCCGTCAACTTGTAAAGTCAAACGTCTGCCATTTAATGAGCAgtaggcctacacacacacacagcagtacttttttacttcactacatttgaCTGAcggctttagttactttacacaTGAATAATAAAATTTATGACGTGAAGTTCTCATGGCTCTGTTATCAGTGTTGGGAcagttacttttgaaatgtaatagatTACAGATTACTGGTTATAGCTGATGGAAGTGTTGTAATGAACTGATCAAAGTAATGTAGCTGATTACTGCTAGTGAGTAACAGACGTGTTAAAGTTGCACTTTAAACTCAGACCATCTTTTATTCTATGAATCAGCTCTTGTTACTTTAAGTACTCCCATTACTTTAATACTCTCGTTACTTTAAgtattttcattactttaagGACCCATTACTTTAAATACTCTCATTACTGTAAGTACTCTCATTAATGAGAGTACTTACAGGTAATGAGAGTATTCTCATTACTTCAGGTACTTTCAGTAGGCTAGTCTTGTTACTTAACATACTCTCAATACTTTAatagtaatgtgtgtgtgtgtgtgtgtgtgtgtgtagtcatgGCTAAGGAGAAAGTTCACATCAACATTGTGGTCATCGGCCATGTGGATTCTGGGAAATCGACCTCGACAGGTCACCTGATCTACAAATGTGGCGGCATCGACAAGAGGACCATCGAGAAGTTCGAGAAGGAGGCGCAGGAGGTCAGAACtacacactgatacacactgTACTACACACTTGTCTACACAGTCACAGAAATAGTGAATGGTGTGTCAGTGAGCTGTCCaggcatctgattggctgttgctGTGGTTACAGATGGGGAAGGGCTCCTTTAAGTACGCCTGGGTGATGGACAAGCTGAAGTCGGAGCGGGAGCGCGGCATCACCATCGACATCGCGCTCTGGAAGTTTGAGACCGAAAAATATTACGTCACCGTCATCGATGCGCCAGGACACCGTGACTTCATCAAGAACATGATAACTGGAACCTCCCAGGTCCCGCCCACTTCCTTTGATGTCACAATTCCTGTTACAGGAGGCTAGGCTAACACTTTAGTATACAGTATGTTCAGTGATGCTATGCTAACATCTTAGCATAGAGTATGTTCAGTGATGCTATGCTAACACCTTAGCATAGAGTATGTTCAGTGATGCTATGCTAACACTTTAGCACAGAGTATGTTCAGTGATGCTAGGCTCCATGCTAACTGTTTCTGAAACAGGAAGTTTATGTTGCTGAtgtcactgatgatgtcactgcaggCTGACTGTGCTGTGCTGATCGTGGCGGCGGGGAAGGGAGAGTTCGAGGCAGGAATCTCTAAAGAAGGTCAGACGCGTGAACACGCTCTGCTAGCGTACACGCTGGGCGTCAAACAGATGATTGTTGGCGTAAACAAGATGGACTCCGCCCAATTTTCCGAGTCTCGCTTCAATGAAGTGGTGAAGGAGGTCTCAGCCTACCTAAAGAAGGTCGGATACAACCCAAAGGCCGTGGCGTTCGTCCCCATCAGCGGCTTCCATGGAGACAACATGCTGGAACCCTCAGAGAACGTAAGGGAATATCACCACTTAATTACCCCTTAATTTTCCCcttaaaacacagcaaacaccTGCAGCTCCACATCACCACACGGCTTAGTCCAGAGAGACGGAAAGAGCGTGAAGGAGGTCGGAATCATCTGAGCGGTGACTCAGGAGTAAGGGAACAGTGACTCAGCAGATGGTGAACTTTGACTCAGTACCAAGTGAACAGTGACTCAGCAGTAGGTGAACAGGGACTCAGCATTAGGTGAACAATGACTCAGCATTAGGTGAACAGTGACTCAGTAGCAAGTGAACAGTGACTCAGCAGATGGTGAACAGTGGCTCAGCAGTAGGTGAACAGTGACTCAGCAGTAGCTGAACAGTGACTCAGCAGTAAGTGAACAGTGACTCGGCGGAGTGTGTGTGCCTAATCACGCTTGTGcatgtgaaaacaaataaactcGATACAGCCGAGGTTAAAACTCCACAGGAAACTGTTAGTGTGAAAAAATGGACCTCTTTAAAAACAGTATTTCAGAAACACCATCACTGTGCCGGGAAGTCCGAGTCATCGGCACTGGTAACGGGACACACATGTGGTGGGACGACTGTGacttggtaaatgtaggtttaAGGTAAAAGTTAAGGGGTTCTGCCTGTCCACAGATGCCATGGTATAAAGGATGGAGTATCAGCAGGAAAGAAGGAGATGCCTCTGGAAAGACTCTGTTTCAAGCACTGGACTCAATCCTCCCTCCTGAACGACCCACCAAGAAGCCTCTGAGGCTCCCCCTGCAGGACGTCTACAAGATTGGAGGTAACTACGTTCACCCATGTACTGCACCTCACAGGTAGGCCCACCTGTACTGTACCACACTATTCTTCTCAGGTAGGCCCACCTGTACTGTACCACACTATTCTTCTCAGGTAGGCCCACCTGTACTCATCGTGATGTGCCACATGTAGAGGCGTTGAGAGGACTCTTGTTGCCGAGTCCtgtgttcaattcaattttatttataaagcccaatatcacaaatcacaatttgcctcacagggctttacagcacacgacatccctctgtccttatgaccctatCTGTGTTCTCAGGTATCGGGACGGTGCCTGTGGGTCGAGTGGAGACTGGGATCCTGAAGCCCGGCATGATGGTGACATTTGCACCACCAAATCTGACCACAGAGGTGAAGTCAGTGGAGATGCACCACGAGGCACTGACAGAGGCTCTGCCCGGGGACAACGTTGGCTTCAACGTCAAAAACCTGTCCATCAGAGACATCAAGCGAGGGAACGTAGTCGGAGACAGTAAAAATGACCCACCGCGAGCAGCTTCCTCCTTCAAAGCTCAGGTCAGTCatcgtccgtctgtctgtcgAGGGTTTGATTCCTCAGCCCTGTCTCTACCAGGGTGTCTTTcaggtgcttttattttgaaagatgaatCTGCCGTTTCAGATTTGTCCCAtgagcagagacagaaagtTGAAATGATGACGTGATGTTTCCTGTGGTCAGGTGATCATGATGAACCACCCTGGGGAGATCCACGCAGGTTACGCTCCAGTGGTCGACTGCCACACTGCCCACATCGCCTGTAAGTTTGCAGAGCTGTTGGAGAAAATAGACCGGCGCAGTGGAAAGACGTTAGAGGAAAACCCCAAAATGCTAAAAAGTGGAGACGCTGCCATGGTCCTGATGGTTCCATCCAAACCGATGGTGGTGGAGACATTCAGCGTTTACGCCCCGCTGGGTGAGTAAAGGGTTAAAGTGATCAGCTGTTTTATCTGCAGTGTCTAACACACCTTCATCCATCAGTCTGTTCATCATCCGTCAGCTCACATCTGGTCTCACCAATCAGGGCCAACCAGGTCCAATCAGGGCCAACCAGGTCCAATCAGGGTCAACCATGTCCAATCAGGTCTGACCAGGTCCAATCAGGTCTAATCAGGGCTAACCAGGTCCAATCAGGGCCAACCAGGTCCAGTCAGGGCCAACCAGGTCTGACCAGGTCTGACCAGGTCCAATCAGGGCCAACCAGGTCCAGTCAGGTCCAATCAGGGCCAACCATGTCCAATCCGGTCTGACCAGGTCCAATCATGTCTGACCATGTCCAATCAGGTCTAATCAGGGCTAACCAGGTCCAATCAGGTCTAATCAGGGCCAACCAGGTCCAGTCAGGTCCAATCAGGTCCAAGCAGGTCCAATCAGGGCTAACCATGTCCAATCAGGTCCGACCATGTCCAATCAAGTCTGACCAGGTCCAATCAGGTCTAATCAGGGCCAACCAGGACCAGTCGGGTCCAATCAGGTCCAACCAGGTCCAATCAGGGCTA harbors:
- the LOC126409085 gene encoding elongation factor 1-alpha-like, translating into MWTEVKRPPLHLHTRPPEASSSRDLRHIMAKEKVHINIVVIGHVDSGKSTSTGHLIYKCGGIDKRTIEKFEKEAQEMGKGSFKYAWVMDKLKSERERGITIDIALWKFETEKYYVTVIDAPGHRDFIKNMITGTSQADCAVLIVAAGKGEFEAGISKEGQTREHALLAYTLGVKQMIVGVNKMDSAQFSESRFNEVVKEVSAYLKKVGYNPKAVAFVPISGFHGDNMLEPSENMPWYKGWSISRKEGDASGKTLFQALDSILPPERPTKKPLRLPLQDVYKIGGIGTVPVGRVETGILKPGMMVTFAPPNLTTEVKSVEMHHEALTEALPGDNVGFNVKNLSIRDIKRGNVVGDSKNDPPRAASSFKAQVIMMNHPGEIHAGYAPVVDCHTAHIACKFAELLEKIDRRSGKTLEENPKMLKSGDAAMVLMVPSKPMVVETFSVYAPLGRFAIRDMKQTVAVGVIKDVNKEEPTTKGTKSASKK